The following DNA comes from Deltaproteobacteria bacterium.
GGAAGCCTCATCTCCCCTCCCCATGATCTCCAAGGCCTCCCCTCCCCTTAAGAGGTGCTGGCCCTTGACGATCACCCTCTCTCCCTCCGTCAGCCCCTCCTCTATCTCCACATACGGGAAGGACGTAAAGACGGGTTTGATGATCTTTCTTTGAGCCTTTTCCCCCTCGGCGATAAAGCAGTGGTAGAGCCACACCCCCTCCTCCCTGAGGACCGCCTCCCTGGGGATGATGAGGGCCTCCCGATAACCCTTGACGATGGTGACCCTGGCGAACATATTACCCTTGAGGAGGAATTCCTTGTTGGGGATCTCCACCTTGACCATAAAGGTGCGGGTGGCTGGATCGATCCTGGGGTTTACCACGGTGACCTTCCCCCCAAAGGTCTTCCCGGGCAGGGCGTCCACCTTCACCTGGGCATCCAGCCCCGTTTTTACTTCACTTATTTCTATCTCGGGAAGAAAGCCGGTGGCCCTTACGAGCGAGATATCCTCCATCTCCAACAGGGAGGCCTCAATGCCGGGTAGGCCACCCCGGACCCTCTCCCCT
Coding sequences within:
- a CDS encoding efflux RND transporter periplasmic adaptor subunit, coding for MMEVKKERIPDVVTFVGELEPSKRATITAKVSGLIEKIYVREGDDVKKGGVLARIEQDDYTTALQAAEAALAEATAHLEQAERDHKRFSELIEKKVIAQQRYEEVRTAYELAQARHQSAQAALRNARIQLDNTLIKAPFSGFITARFKDEGERVRGGLPGIEASLLEMEDISLVRATGFLPEIEISEVKTGLDAQVKVDALPGKTFGGKVTVVNPRIDPATRTFMVKVEIPNKEFLLKGNMFARVTIVKGYREALIIPREAVLREEGVWLYHCFIAEGEKAQRKIIKPVFTSFPYVEIEEGLTEGERVIVKGQHLLRGGEALEIMGRGDEAS